A stretch of Leucobacter aridicollis DNA encodes these proteins:
- a CDS encoding DNA/RNA endonuclease G, producing the protein MLNGILTRVVRRETHSPRTALAVGALVLTAAAATYVGIELVLHLTRSQPLLVAPGDAAKWLGDVPALGSAGAAGALVIGVLGLVLVGLAIAPGRRSKHQLTDGPYAVVADNGVIASAVAERVRRELDVSRGAVVVGIGHRSADVTVRPEPGQQIDAGYVREIAAAELSSYGLSPTVRARARIQRPTSNGGQE; encoded by the coding sequence ATGTTGAATGGCATCCTGACGCGCGTCGTGCGGCGCGAGACTCATTCCCCGCGGACCGCGCTCGCCGTCGGAGCACTCGTGCTCACGGCGGCCGCGGCCACCTATGTGGGGATCGAGCTCGTGCTTCATCTCACGCGCTCACAACCGCTCCTCGTCGCTCCGGGGGACGCAGCCAAGTGGCTCGGCGACGTGCCCGCGCTCGGTAGTGCCGGCGCCGCCGGCGCGCTGGTGATCGGCGTGCTTGGGCTCGTGCTCGTTGGCCTCGCGATCGCACCCGGCCGGCGATCAAAGCACCAGCTCACCGATGGCCCCTATGCGGTTGTCGCCGACAACGGCGTCATCGCCTCGGCGGTCGCCGAGCGTGTGCGGCGTGAGCTCGACGTCTCGCGCGGCGCCGTTGTCGTCGGCATCGGACACCGAAGCGCCGACGTCACCGTCCGACCCGAGCCCGGGCAGCAGATCGACGCCGGGTACGTCCGGGAGATCGCCGCCGCCGAGCTGTCGAGCTATGGGCTTTCGCCAACGGTTCGTGCCCGAGCCCGGATCCAGCGCCCCACATCGAACGGAGGTCAGGAATGA
- a CDS encoding CsbD family protein, translated as MSAEDKIKAAADKVVGQVKETVGKVTDNDKLVAEGKADKLKGEAKGAVEDVKDAFKK; from the coding sequence ATGAGTGCAGAAGACAAGATCAAGGCGGCCGCCGACAAGGTTGTAGGCCAGGTCAAGGAGACCGTCGGGAAGGTCACCGACAACGACAAGCTCGTTGCGGAGGGCAAGGCCGACAAGCTCAAGGGCGAGGCCAAGGGAGCCGTCGAGGACGTCAAGGACGCGTTCAAGAAGTAG
- a CDS encoding RNA polymerase sigma factor, which yields MAEQHHREVLETAPDWVLVGRATEGDTVAFAALVRRYAPMMRAYARRILPGTAELDDVVQETFITAWEQLETLENPDRVKSWLMRITSRKAVDRVRALRPHTDIAALEVPGPQHSDPPRRHEASAGVQALREALADLPDTERQCWVLREIGEYSYDEIAEQLELPASTVRGKLARARQHIIVRMEEWR from the coding sequence ATGGCGGAGCAACATCACCGGGAAGTATTGGAGACAGCGCCCGACTGGGTCCTTGTCGGGCGGGCCACCGAGGGAGACACCGTCGCCTTTGCGGCGCTGGTGCGGCGATACGCTCCGATGATGCGGGCCTATGCGAGACGAATACTGCCAGGCACCGCCGAGCTCGACGACGTGGTGCAAGAAACGTTCATCACCGCGTGGGAGCAGCTGGAGACGCTCGAGAACCCCGACCGGGTAAAGAGCTGGCTCATGCGCATCACGAGTCGAAAAGCGGTCGACCGTGTGCGTGCCCTGCGCCCGCACACAGACATCGCCGCGCTCGAGGTGCCCGGACCGCAGCACTCGGATCCTCCCCGCAGACACGAAGCGAGCGCGGGCGTGCAAGCGCTGCGGGAGGCGCTCGCGGATCTGCCGGATACCGAGCGTCAATGCTGGGTATTGCGAGAAATCGGCGAGTATAGCTACGACGAGATCGCTGAGCAGCTCGAGCTCCCGGCATCGACGGTGCGCGGCAAGCTCGCCCGGGCCCGGCAACACATAATCGTTCGAATGGAGGAGTGGCGATGA
- a CDS encoding SDR family NAD(P)-dependent oxidoreductase translates to MTETPAGATPEPSAIDPADLETALRVIAAAAKLPSEHSDVASIRRATSAMYKAAKSERRRVQRNEIAEANRAVIEATATGAPDRIDDETRGLTLAATSEAKYVGELRKAQACYICKQPYTKVESFYHQLCPSCAEFSHGKRNARTDLTGKRALLTGGRAKIGMHIALRLLRDGAHTTITTRFPRDAARRFASLPDSADWIDRLRIVGIDLRDPSQVVALADSVAARGPLDILINNAAQTVRRSPGSYSLLADAESQPLPAGVFPETESLGHPAELHPRALQSSVGADGAVSLDAFSPALLTGTVAAGVDQARSADDLTALAMAAGSSSLEKHADGSAIDAGGLVPDVAHVNSWVQHVQEVDPIEMLEVQLCNSTAPFILISRLRASMAASPARRTYVVNVSAMEGQFSRKYKGPGHPHTNMAKAALNMLTRTSAEEMFETDGILMTAVDTGWITDERPHFTKLRMAENGFHAPLDLVDGAARVYDPIVRGEAGEDLYGCFVKDYEPSPW, encoded by the coding sequence ATGACCGAGACACCCGCCGGGGCCACGCCCGAACCGAGCGCAATCGACCCCGCGGACCTCGAGACCGCGCTGCGCGTCATCGCCGCAGCCGCGAAATTGCCGAGCGAGCACTCGGACGTTGCCTCGATCCGGCGCGCGACGTCCGCGATGTACAAGGCGGCGAAGAGCGAGCGCCGCCGCGTGCAGCGCAACGAGATCGCCGAGGCGAACCGCGCCGTGATCGAGGCGACCGCGACGGGGGCGCCCGACAGGATCGACGACGAGACCCGCGGACTCACGCTCGCCGCGACCTCGGAAGCGAAGTACGTCGGCGAGCTGCGCAAGGCCCAGGCCTGCTACATCTGCAAGCAGCCATACACGAAGGTTGAGTCGTTCTACCACCAGCTGTGCCCGAGCTGCGCTGAGTTCAGCCACGGCAAGCGAAACGCCCGCACCGACCTGACGGGAAAGCGAGCGCTGCTCACTGGCGGGCGCGCGAAGATCGGGATGCACATCGCGCTCCGCCTGCTGCGGGACGGCGCGCACACGACGATCACGACGCGCTTCCCGCGCGACGCCGCCCGCCGGTTCGCGTCGCTTCCCGACTCGGCGGACTGGATCGACCGCCTGCGCATCGTCGGCATCGACCTGCGCGACCCCTCTCAGGTCGTCGCGCTCGCGGATTCCGTCGCGGCCCGCGGCCCCCTCGACATCCTCATCAACAACGCGGCGCAGACGGTCCGGCGGTCGCCGGGCTCCTATTCGCTCCTCGCCGACGCCGAGTCGCAGCCGCTGCCGGCCGGCGTCTTCCCCGAAACCGAGTCGCTCGGCCACCCCGCCGAGCTGCACCCGCGCGCGCTGCAGTCCTCGGTCGGGGCCGACGGCGCGGTCTCGCTCGACGCGTTCTCGCCGGCGCTTCTGACGGGCACGGTCGCCGCTGGCGTAGATCAGGCCCGCAGCGCCGACGACCTCACCGCGCTCGCGATGGCGGCGGGATCCTCGTCGCTTGAGAAGCACGCCGACGGTTCGGCGATCGACGCGGGTGGCCTCGTGCCCGACGTCGCCCACGTGAACAGCTGGGTGCAGCACGTTCAGGAGGTCGACCCGATCGAGATGCTCGAGGTACAGCTGTGCAACTCGACGGCGCCGTTCATCCTGATTAGTCGGCTGCGCGCCTCGATGGCGGCATCGCCAGCCCGCCGCACGTACGTCGTGAACGTCTCGGCGATGGAGGGGCAGTTCTCGCGCAAGTACAAGGGCCCGGGCCACCCGCACACGAACATGGCGAAGGCTGCGCTGAACATGCTCACCCGCACGAGTGCGGAAGAGATGTTCGAGACCGACGGGATCCTCATGACCGCCGTGGATACCGGCTGGATCACCGACGAGCGTCCGCACTTCACGAAGCTGCGCATGGCCGAGAACGGGTTCCACGCCCCGCTCGATCTCGTCGACGGCGCGGCCAGGGTGTACGACCCGATCGTGCGCGGCGAGGCCGGCGAGGACCTGTACGGCTGCTTCGTGAAGGACTACGAGCCGAGCCCCTGGTAG
- a CDS encoding copper chaperone PCu(A)C: MLNTYTPATRFSVICGVALLALTGCSAGDASPASGSHTTAPTGAADERPAADAVTIEEAWVKSAEKDEMTAAFGLLKNSSDTDANIVSVTSTASPMMELHETVANESGQMVMREVEGGFVIPANGEFSLEPAGNHIMIMGLPAAVTAGEDITFTLEFADGSTRDFTAIVKDYAGANENYDGGHGEHDAHDDAAEHDAHSGH, encoded by the coding sequence ATGTTGAACACTTATACTCCCGCGACCCGTTTTTCAGTGATCTGTGGCGTCGCCCTGCTCGCGCTCACCGGCTGCTCGGCCGGCGACGCGTCTCCCGCATCCGGCTCACACACCACGGCCCCAACCGGCGCGGCGGACGAACGCCCCGCCGCGGACGCGGTGACGATCGAGGAGGCCTGGGTGAAGTCGGCCGAGAAAGACGAGATGACCGCTGCGTTCGGGCTCCTCAAGAACTCGAGCGACACCGACGCGAACATCGTCTCGGTGACCTCGACAGCCTCGCCGATGATGGAGCTGCACGAGACCGTCGCCAACGAGTCAGGTCAGATGGTGATGCGCGAGGTCGAGGGAGGCTTCGTGATCCCGGCCAACGGCGAGTTCAGCCTGGAACCCGCGGGCAACCACATCATGATCATGGGGCTGCCCGCAGCTGTCACCGCGGGGGAGGACATCACGTTCACGCTCGAATTCGCCGACGGATCGACGCGTGACTTCACCGCGATCGTGAAGGACTACGCGGGAGCCAACGAGAACTACGACGGTGGCCACGGCGAGCACGACGCACATGACGATGCGGCCGAACACGACGCGCACAGCGGCCACTGA
- a CDS encoding PepSY-associated TM helix domain-containing protein yields the protein MTTSTSSPAAAPVAPQGPPGGQRPKPQRGWFAQLLLRLHFYAGVLVGPFILIAAVSGGLYALTPLIEKAVYAHELRVPVADSQLSLAEQIRAAQQYIGDDASPSAVRPAPEPGATTRVLFADPSLGGSESRAVFIDPATAEIRGDLTVYGTSGALPLRTWVDNLHRNLNLGEPGRFYSELAASWLGIIALAGLGLWIVRIKKSRTKKNFVRPARGYRGYRKTLSWHTSLGIWVLIGALFLSATGITWSQYAGGNVGVARAALGGGTPALTTSLDGAAASGDEHAHHHGPVAAPTGEANPDTFDAMLAIAQRINVNTGLVEIAPPAEPGQAWVVKEIQAAFPTEVDQVAINGSTMEVVDRLDFADYPPLAKLSRWGIDLHMGAMFGLANQLVLFLIAAGIATLVVLGYLMWWRRRPTRTSPFEFASPPRRGVVRGAPWWGIGIVAVAAIGIGVLLPFVGWTLLGFVVIDTVIGLVRQRLGRQADAVRGR from the coding sequence ATGACGACATCTACTTCATCGCCAGCGGCGGCGCCCGTCGCCCCGCAGGGTCCACCGGGTGGGCAGCGCCCGAAGCCGCAGCGGGGCTGGTTCGCCCAGCTCCTGCTTCGGCTGCACTTCTACGCGGGCGTGCTTGTCGGCCCGTTCATTCTGATCGCCGCCGTGTCCGGCGGGCTCTACGCGCTCACGCCACTGATTGAGAAGGCGGTCTACGCGCACGAACTGCGCGTTCCGGTCGCCGACTCCCAGCTCTCGCTTGCGGAACAGATCCGCGCCGCACAGCAGTACATCGGCGACGACGCGTCGCCGAGCGCCGTTCGGCCGGCGCCCGAGCCCGGGGCCACCACGCGGGTGCTGTTCGCTGACCCCTCGCTCGGCGGGAGCGAGTCCCGGGCGGTGTTTATCGACCCGGCGACCGCCGAGATCCGTGGGGATCTCACGGTGTACGGCACGAGCGGCGCGCTGCCGCTCCGAACCTGGGTCGACAACCTGCACCGCAATCTCAACCTCGGCGAGCCGGGCCGCTTCTACAGCGAACTCGCCGCGTCGTGGCTGGGGATCATCGCGCTCGCGGGTCTCGGGCTCTGGATCGTGCGCATCAAGAAGTCGCGCACGAAGAAAAACTTCGTGCGCCCGGCCCGGGGGTATCGCGGCTACAGGAAGACCCTGAGTTGGCACACCTCGCTCGGCATCTGGGTGCTCATCGGCGCCCTGTTCCTGTCGGCGACCGGCATCACCTGGTCACAGTACGCGGGCGGCAACGTCGGGGTGGCTCGCGCGGCGCTCGGCGGCGGCACGCCCGCGTTGACAACCAGCCTCGACGGGGCCGCAGCGTCGGGTGACGAGCACGCCCACCACCACGGGCCCGTCGCCGCGCCGACGGGCGAAGCGAACCCCGACACGTTCGATGCGATGCTCGCGATCGCGCAGCGGATCAACGTGAACACGGGTCTCGTCGAGATCGCTCCGCCCGCCGAGCCGGGGCAGGCCTGGGTCGTGAAGGAGATCCAGGCTGCCTTTCCCACCGAGGTCGACCAGGTCGCGATCAACGGGAGCACGATGGAAGTCGTCGACAGGCTCGACTTCGCGGACTACCCGCCGCTCGCGAAGCTCAGTCGGTGGGGGATCGACCTGCACATGGGGGCGATGTTCGGGCTGGCGAACCAGCTCGTGCTGTTCCTCATCGCCGCTGGCATCGCGACTTTGGTCGTGCTCGGCTATCTCATGTGGTGGCGCAGGCGGCCGACGCGCACCTCACCGTTCGAGTTCGCGAGCCCGCCGCGGCGCGGCGTCGTCCGTGGCGCACCCTGGTGGGGGATCGGGATCGTCGCCGTCGCCGCCATCGGGATCGGCGTGCTGCTGCCCTTCGTCGGTTGGACGCTGCTCGGGTTCGTCGTGATCGACACGGTCATCGGCCTCGTGCGGCAGCGCCTCGGCCGGCAGGCTGACGCGGTTCGCGGTCGGTAG
- a CDS encoding small multi-drug export protein has translation MLDSLQDFTASLPDFLQWFGVLLIAAIPFVESYFGSAVGVLVGINPVIAVVAAVIGNVISMLIFVLTAHGVRAKATQGKEAAQLTPRRAKLKERFDRYGVPGVSLLGQLFLPSQITSAAMVSFGAPKNQVILWQIISIILWGVIFGVLATLGVSVFFR, from the coding sequence ATGCTCGACTCGCTTCAGGACTTCACCGCCTCGCTCCCCGATTTTCTCCAGTGGTTCGGCGTGCTGCTCATCGCGGCGATCCCGTTCGTCGAGTCCTACTTCGGCTCGGCTGTCGGCGTGCTCGTCGGCATCAACCCCGTAATCGCAGTGGTCGCCGCAGTCATCGGCAACGTCATCTCGATGCTGATCTTCGTGCTGACAGCTCACGGGGTCCGGGCGAAGGCGACCCAGGGCAAGGAGGCGGCGCAGCTCACGCCGCGCCGCGCGAAGCTCAAGGAGCGATTCGACCGCTACGGGGTGCCGGGCGTGAGCCTGCTCGGCCAGCTCTTCCTGCCGAGCCAGATCACCTCGGCCGCCATGGTCTCCTTCGGCGCGCCGAAGAACCAGGTCATCCTCTGGCAGATCATCTCGATCATCCTGTGGGGCGTCATCTTCGGTGTGCTCGCGACGCTCGGCGTCTCGGTGTTCTTCCGCTAG
- a CDS encoding sensor histidine kinase — translation MSAQPNAPTPFAGVNATWNYTLGSIVFLFLLLDLVVVGDLVLRFRDSGSILTGALLLAVVLSSVTRIRYCWFLRGEGDEGLPRIGWTIALFAPAVVAWGLAFVLPDGAPYAAAQLWFSGVLFCVVLRRSVRWPVMAAVLVVTIAPLVVRSARGDDALELAERGAGPIIALYALMLPFMLLSSLWLWRIVRRLDEARTLAAELAVTQERLRFAADLHDIQGHHLQVIALKAELVERTLAAKPEYAAEQVGEIRVIAKEALEETRSLVAGLREVALDVELENAREVLALSGTECELDIAGTPASADTRRVLAFAVREATTNILRHSASTAAKISLEPARGGYELRIVNNGLAAGPDSPSAGGHGLAGLRARVSALGGTLAAMPEGERFELRLWLPEGGAQ, via the coding sequence ATGTCTGCTCAACCCAACGCCCCGACCCCGTTTGCGGGAGTGAACGCGACGTGGAATTACACGCTCGGTTCGATCGTGTTCCTGTTTCTGCTGCTTGACCTCGTGGTTGTCGGAGACCTGGTGCTTCGCTTCCGCGATTCGGGATCGATCCTGACCGGCGCGCTCCTCCTCGCGGTGGTGCTGTCGTCTGTGACGCGGATTCGATACTGCTGGTTCTTGCGCGGCGAGGGCGATGAGGGGCTGCCGCGCATCGGGTGGACCATCGCGCTCTTCGCCCCCGCCGTCGTGGCGTGGGGCCTCGCGTTCGTGCTTCCCGACGGGGCACCGTACGCCGCCGCCCAGCTCTGGTTCTCCGGCGTGCTCTTCTGCGTCGTCCTCCGCCGCTCGGTGCGGTGGCCCGTGATGGCCGCGGTCCTCGTCGTGACGATCGCGCCGCTCGTGGTTCGCTCGGCGCGGGGTGACGACGCCCTCGAGCTGGCGGAACGCGGTGCGGGCCCAATCATCGCCCTTTACGCCCTCATGCTGCCGTTCATGCTGCTCTCGAGCCTGTGGCTGTGGCGCATCGTGCGACGGCTCGATGAAGCGCGGACGCTGGCCGCCGAGCTCGCGGTGACGCAGGAACGCCTGCGGTTCGCCGCCGACCTGCACGACATCCAGGGGCATCACCTGCAGGTCATCGCGCTCAAGGCCGAACTCGTCGAGCGCACCCTTGCGGCGAAACCCGAGTACGCGGCCGAGCAGGTCGGTGAGATCCGGGTCATCGCGAAGGAAGCGCTCGAGGAGACGCGCTCGCTCGTGGCGGGGCTCAGGGAGGTCGCGCTCGACGTCGAGCTCGAGAACGCGCGCGAGGTGCTCGCGCTGTCGGGCACGGAGTGCGAGCTCGACATCGCTGGTACGCCGGCGAGTGCGGACACGCGGCGGGTGCTCGCGTTCGCCGTCCGGGAGGCGACGACGAACATCCTCCGGCACAGCGCCTCGACCGCAGCGAAGATCTCGCTCGAACCTGCCCGCGGCGGCTACGAGCTCCGCATCGTCAACAATGGCCTCGCCGCCGGCCCCGACTCGCCCTCCGCGGGCGGGCACGGGCTAGCCGGCCTGAGGGCGCGGGTGTCAGCGCTCGGGGGGACGCTCGCGGCGATGCCTGAGGGCGAGCGGTTCGAGCTCAGACTCTGGCTACCTGAAGGGGGAGCGCAATGA
- a CDS encoding response regulator transcription factor, producing MNEAAARGAAEGGGAKIRLLIADDEHLIRGALEALLGLEPDIEVVAGTDNGATAAELAIELQPDICLLDLEMPRADGIEAAERIAAGVPAARVIIVTRHARPGVLRRALAAKVAGFVPKSTPAGELADVIRDVAAGKRYIDPEIAAAALTAERCPLTERELDVLRATRTSSNVQEIADALFLSSGTVRNYLSAAMTKLGTSNRHDAAEHAWQQGWI from the coding sequence ATGAACGAAGCAGCTGCACGAGGCGCGGCTGAGGGAGGAGGCGCCAAGATCCGCCTCCTCATCGCCGACGACGAGCACCTCATTCGCGGGGCGCTCGAAGCCCTGCTCGGCCTCGAGCCAGACATTGAGGTGGTGGCGGGAACGGACAACGGCGCGACGGCGGCGGAACTCGCGATCGAACTGCAGCCGGACATCTGCCTGCTCGACCTTGAGATGCCGCGGGCCGACGGCATCGAGGCCGCCGAGCGCATCGCGGCAGGGGTGCCGGCGGCGCGCGTCATCATCGTGACCCGCCACGCCCGCCCTGGGGTGCTGCGGCGTGCGCTCGCCGCCAAGGTCGCCGGATTCGTGCCGAAGTCGACGCCGGCTGGCGAGCTCGCTGACGTGATTCGCGACGTCGCTGCGGGCAAACGCTACATTGACCCTGAGATCGCTGCCGCCGCGTTGACCGCCGAGCGTTGCCCGCTTACCGAGCGGGAGCTCGATGTGCTCCGCGCGACCCGCACCTCCTCGAACGTGCAGGAGATCGCGGACGCGCTGTTTTTGTCCTCGGGCACCGTGCGCAACTACCTGTCCGCGGCGATGACGAAGCTCGGCACCAGCAACCGGCACGACGCCGCCGAGCACGCCTGGCAGCAGGGCTGGATCTAG
- a CDS encoding ankyrin repeat domain-containing protein encodes MTRTAPARPVVPPRTMNARRLLVPAAIAAGLALLSGCAAEPAPEKPTPAATPTPTEAPKPDPEPVTPDPQANADLAAAVAANDGAAVASAIERGAELELRGEGGRTPLVAATKVNAIAAATALIEAGADVNAKDDIQDSAYLYAGAEGYDEILRLTLANGADLASTNRFGGTALIPAGEHGHVEVTRMLLAAGIDPDHVNDLGWTALQEAVLLGTDGADHQETVRLLLAGGADPNLRDGQGNTPLANAQARGMWALAELIQAAGGVQ; translated from the coding sequence GTGACACGCACCGCCCCCGCACGCCCGGTCGTTCCGCCCCGCACGATGAACGCCAGACGACTCCTCGTTCCCGCGGCCATCGCCGCCGGCCTCGCCCTACTGTCGGGGTGCGCGGCCGAGCCCGCGCCGGAAAAGCCCACTCCAGCCGCAACCCCGACGCCAACCGAGGCGCCCAAGCCCGACCCCGAGCCCGTCACCCCGGACCCGCAGGCGAACGCCGATCTCGCGGCGGCCGTGGCAGCGAACGACGGCGCCGCCGTGGCGTCGGCGATCGAGCGCGGGGCGGAGCTTGAGCTTCGCGGCGAGGGCGGCCGCACGCCCCTCGTCGCTGCGACCAAGGTGAACGCGATCGCAGCGGCGACTGCGCTCATCGAGGCCGGCGCCGACGTCAACGCCAAGGACGACATCCAGGACAGCGCGTACCTCTACGCCGGGGCCGAGGGCTACGACGAGATCCTGCGCTTGACGCTCGCGAACGGCGCCGACCTCGCGAGCACGAATCGATTTGGCGGCACTGCGCTGATTCCCGCGGGCGAGCACGGTCACGTCGAGGTGACCCGCATGCTCCTCGCCGCCGGCATCGATCCTGACCACGTCAACGACCTTGGCTGGACCGCCCTCCAAGAGGCGGTGCTGCTCGGCACCGACGGCGCGGACCATCAGGAGACGGTGCGGCTCCTGCTCGCAGGCGGCGCAGACCCGAACCTGCGCGACGGCCAGGGAAACACTCCGCTGGCCAACGCGCAGGCGCGCGGCATGTGGGCGCTCGCCGAGCTCATCCAGGCCGCGGGCGGGGTGCAGTAG
- a CDS encoding class I adenylate-forming enzyme family protein, whose protein sequence is MRLKHLLWESPAAGTGRDCIGDERGMLSYAETDARARAVAQQLAERGIGAGDVVALMLENSVELLVGILATWLLGAAATPINPTFTERELGYQLADSHAKLLIVDAHAPAAAGLSIARLDVAAMRDTSHAAAAGVAVPTPATPADQLALLIYTSGSTGQPKGVMLDHANLHAMSEALAAHTDITAEDRALVVLPMFHVNAICVSWLAPMLVGGSTVVMARFTPTGLLEAVERFRPTYFSVVPAILAKLVELPAGTVGELSSVRFVICGAAPVSAELLQLSADRFGLHIIEGYGLTESTCASACIPLAGPHKLGTVGPALAGQRIVVTDAAGNPMPAGERGEVRISGPTVMRGYLGRPEATAETIVDGWLRTGDVGVLDDDGYLRIVDRIKDMIIRGGENLYPKEIETHLAAHPAVLESAVVGAAHARLGEVPVAYVVLLPGATATPAELLGHCAAGLMKVKVPVRLEIVDDLPRNPVGKVDKPALRRRTAPALEHTNQPVSA, encoded by the coding sequence ATGAGGCTGAAACACCTACTCTGGGAATCTCCTGCTGCTGGCACGGGGCGCGACTGCATCGGCGATGAGCGCGGCATGCTGAGCTATGCGGAGACCGATGCGCGAGCTCGTGCGGTCGCGCAGCAGCTCGCCGAGCGCGGGATCGGTGCCGGCGACGTGGTCGCACTCATGCTCGAGAACAGCGTCGAACTGCTCGTCGGAATCCTCGCGACCTGGCTGCTCGGCGCGGCCGCGACCCCGATCAACCCGACGTTCACCGAGCGCGAGCTCGGGTATCAACTCGCGGATTCACACGCGAAGCTGCTCATCGTCGACGCGCACGCGCCGGCCGCGGCGGGGCTGTCGATCGCCCGGCTCGACGTCGCCGCCATGCGCGACACATCACACGCCGCGGCAGCGGGAGTCGCAGTCCCGACCCCGGCGACGCCCGCGGACCAGCTCGCGCTGCTCATCTACACGAGCGGCTCGACAGGACAACCGAAGGGCGTGATGCTCGACCACGCGAACCTCCACGCCATGTCTGAGGCGCTCGCGGCGCACACCGACATCACGGCGGAGGATCGCGCCCTCGTCGTCCTCCCGATGTTTCACGTCAACGCGATCTGCGTGAGCTGGCTGGCGCCGATGCTCGTGGGAGGCTCGACCGTCGTGATGGCCAGGTTCACGCCGACGGGCCTGCTCGAGGCGGTCGAACGGTTCCGGCCGACCTACTTCTCGGTGGTGCCCGCGATCCTTGCGAAACTCGTCGAGCTGCCGGCGGGGACGGTCGGGGAGCTCAGCTCCGTTCGGTTCGTGATCTGCGGCGCTGCCCCGGTCTCGGCTGAGTTGCTGCAGCTCAGCGCCGATCGCTTCGGCTTGCACATCATCGAGGGCTATGGCCTGACCGAATCGACGTGCGCGTCGGCGTGCATCCCGCTCGCGGGCCCGCACAAGCTTGGAACCGTCGGGCCGGCGCTCGCGGGCCAGCGGATCGTCGTCACCGACGCGGCAGGAAACCCGATGCCGGCGGGCGAGCGCGGCGAAGTGCGGATCAGCGGGCCAACCGTGATGCGGGGCTATCTGGGACGGCCCGAGGCCACGGCCGAGACCATCGTGGACGGTTGGCTGCGCACGGGGGACGTCGGCGTACTCGACGACGACGGGTACCTCAGGATCGTCGACCGCATCAAGGACATGATCATTCGCGGCGGCGAAAACCTCTACCCCAAGGAAATCGAGACCCACCTTGCGGCGCACCCGGCAGTGCTCGAATCGGCGGTCGTCGGCGCCGCGCACGCTCGGCTCGGCGAGGTTCCCGTCGCGTACGTCGTGCTGCTGCCTGGGGCAACGGCGACACCCGCCGAGCTGCTCGGCCACTGCGCGGCCGGCCTCATGAAGGTGAAAGTGCCCGTGCGGCTCGAGATCGTCGACGACCTGCCCCGCAACCCGGTGGGCAAAGTCGACAAGCCCGCGCTGCGCAGGCGAACGGCGCCCGCGCTCGAACACACGAATCAGCCGGTGAGCGCGTGA